A genomic segment from Nicotiana tabacum cultivar K326 chromosome 9, ASM71507v2, whole genome shotgun sequence encodes:
- the LOC107780497 gene encoding GABA transporter 1, with product MGTVGEEDIKVSSVSSVDQEKELDAGALFVLKSKGSWVHCGYHLTTSIVAPPLLSLPFAFVSLGWWGGILCLVIGALVTFYSYNLLSRVLEHHAHLGRRHLRFRDMANDVLGPRWGKYYVGPIQFMVCYGAVIGSTLLGGQCMKAIYLLSNPSGSMKLYEFVVIFGGLMLILAQMPSFHSLRHINLISLLLCLAYSACATAGSIYIGRSSKGPERDYSIDGDKETRIFGIFNAIAIIATTFGNGIIPEIQATIAPPVKGKMFKGLCICYAMLSTTFFSVAISGYWAFGNKAEGLILSNFTHNGQNLVPKSFIFITNIFTILQLSAVAVVYLQPTNEVLERAFADPKSSEFSTRNVIPRVISRSISVIISTTIAAMLPFFGDINAVVGAFGFLPLDFVLPVIFYNLTFKPSKRRPIFWFNMAIALVFSVLGIIAAVAAVRQISLDAKTYRLFANV from the exons atggGAACAGTTGGAGAAGAAGATATTAAGGTTAGTAGTGTTTCTTCTGTTGATCAAGAAAAAGAGCTTGATGCTGGTGCCCTCTTTGTTCTTAAATCCAAAG GATCATGGGTGCATTGTGGTTACCACTTGACAACTTCAATAGTAGCTCCTCCTTTGTTAAGTCTTCCTTTTGCCTTTGTTTCACTTGGATGGTGGGGCGGAATCCTGTGTTTGGTGATCGGAGCTCTGGTCACATTTTACTCATACAACCTCTTGTCTAGGGTTCTCGAACACCACGCTCACCTAGGCCGCCGCCATCTCCGATTTCGTGACATGGCCAACGACGTTTTAG GACCAAGGTGGGGCAAATATTATGTGGGACCAATTCAATTCATGGTATGCTACGGTGCTGTCATAGGTTCCACTCTTCTGGGAGGACAATGTATGAAA gcaATCTATTTGCTGTCAAATCCAAGTGGAAGTATGAAGCTATATGAATTTGTAGTCATATTTGGAGGCCTAATGTTGATCTTAGCTCAAATGCCATCTTTTCACTCACTTAGGCATATCAACTTGATTTCTCTACTACTTTGCCTTGCTTATAGTGCTTGTGCCACAGCTGGTTCCATTTACATAG GAAGATCATCCAAGGGACCTGAGAGAGACTATTCAATCGATGGCGATAAAGAGACTcgcatttttggcatttttaatgCAATTGCTATTATTGCCACCACATTTGGAAATGGCATAATTCCTGAAATTCAG GCAACAATAGCGCCGCCGGTGAAAGGGAAGATGTTCAAAGGGCTATGCATTTGTTACGCCATGTTATCAACAACTTTTTTCAGTGTAGCCATTTCGGGATATTGGGCATTTGGGAACAAAGCTGAGGGCCTCATTCTCAGCAACTTTACACATAATGGCCAGAATCTTGTCCCAAAGTCATTTATCTTCATCACTAATATTTTCACCATTCTCCAACTATCCGCTGTTGCTGTG GTGTACTTGCAGCCAACAAATGAAGTACTAGAGAGAGCATTTGCAGATCCAAAGAGCAGTGAATTTTCTACCAGAAATGTAATTCCAAGAGTAATTTCTCGATCAATTTCAGTAATCATATCGACTACAATAGCAGCAATGCTTCCATTCTTTGGAGATATAAATGCAGTGGTTGGAGCATTTGGTTTCTTGCCCCTTGATTTTGTGTTGCCTGTTATCTTCTACAACTTGACATTCAAACCATCAAAGAGAAGACCTATTTTCTGGTTTAACATGGCAATAGCCCTTGTTTTTTCAGTCTTAGGAATCATAGCTGCTGTTGCTGCAGTCAGACAAATTAGTCTTGACGCCAAAACATATCGATTATTCGCAAATGTCTAA